aaatagcatattaatgcatatataacatccaagatggataatataatagcatggaacaatcaaaaattgtaaatacgttgaagacgtatcagtaaGCCATATCTTGTGCAGTGCATTTTCAGACATCAAGGTTATGGCGGGCTGACACAAGCTTGGCATTCTTCAGAGAGCTTCTCCAACCCTGCCCCAAAGTGATGCATGTGTCTACAAATTTAAAAATGGAAGCTATGATCCGGAGCATGGGCAGGATCGGGACCTTTCGGCTGCAGTTCGAGGATGTCTCCCGCCCTGTGATTCTTAGAAACAAGTTCAAGCAGTTCGGGAAGTTCACATGCTTGTCAGGCTGGCGATCGAGGGCATCTTCCAACAGCTTTGGCTATAGGAGGCCACCccgagcaatctcttcaacctcgtcgccCGCCTCCAAGGGACACCTCTCTGGATTGACACCTAGAAGGTGTTTGCTGCCCGGGAAAGAGTGCGCCAAGCATGGGCAATGCTCCAAGCCCACTACCCCGCGCTCATCCGCCCTATTGCGGAGGCCGGCCCCTTGGGTCCCGACAGAAACTGGGTAACACCGGAGAATTACTTCGACGTCGCGATGGAGTGCGCCCGGCTAACCTAGCAGGACTGCCTTCTGAATAGATAATAGAATAGATATGAGTAGTAGCGCGACCTCGGAATGTCGAGGAAGTGCTATAAAAAGATTAAGCGTTAACTACTATAGTTTATTTTGGATGCTAAAGACGAGTTTGGTCCTAAAATAGTTGTACTTTTGTCGCGCTTTAACTTTACCTGCCTCCGATCTCGAACAGTGTGTGGGCCAGCTTTCGGTGTCAAACCTGTTGGCAAGGCATTGAGGAGTGCTTTAATGACCAACTTAGCCAGACTAGCAGAAACTATGGGCAAACAGAGTAGCAAGGCAACCTGGCTATTAGCCAAAAGACACAAGTCGAAGACCGTAGCAAAGAAAAATGCAACAAACCGAGTATATATTTTCTTAATAAACTGGTTAGATTTTAGAAATCTGAACTTCTGAAAAGAAATGCACATTTGTATAAGAACCGAGGACGTAGTACATAAATAAATGCTTCTAAGCATCATTCGCAAATTGGTCCAGGAAAGTCCCCAGATTATGTCCGGATGAGCCGCCGTCTGCGATCGCTTCCTGCAACTTCGCCTtccacgccgccgagctcgcccGTATGGCTGCGCCCTCCTCCGTGTCACCCATGATGATCTCCATGCACCTCGCCAGCTCATCCGCTTCCAGAACCCTATCAGCGTCGGTCGCGGCGCGCACGCCGATGCCCCACTGGACGACCAGGCGCGCGTTCGTGTCCTGGTCGGACCACTGCGGCACGGCGACCACCGACGCGCCGCACGCCACGCTCTCCAGCGTCGAGTTCCAGCCGCAGTGTGTCACGAAGCACCCGACGGCCGGATGCGACAGCACCTGCACCTGGTCGCACCACCCAACCACCATGCCCCGCATGTCGCCGACGTCGTCGAAGCCATCGTCTCTGTTGTTCTTTCGCACCACCCACAGGTACGGGCGGCCGCTCGCGGCGAGGCCTCGCTTCAGCTCGTCCTTCTGTCGCTTGCTCACCGCCGACATGCTCCCGAACGACACGTACACCACCGACCGTGCTGGCTGTGTGTCCAGCCACTCCATGTAGCCTTTCTCGTCGTGTTCAAAGAGATCTCCTACTGCGGTGgcagtgccgccgccgccctcggTGAAGAGCGACACCACGGCTGGCCCGACGGGGAACACGTCCAACTCAGGGACAGATGTGAGAGCACCGGCCTCTAATTCTTCCACGGTGTTCACTAGCACCATGGCTTGCCTTCCTTCAGTGCTGCTGCTACTGTCGACGTCCAGGTCCAGCTGGTGGAACGTCCTGCGGATGTCCCCGAACGCCGCGACTATCCTGCCGTCCGTAAGGTTGGTGAAGAAGCTCGGGAGGTCACGGATCGCCATCGGCGGGAGGCCCGGCATAGACACCGTGAACCCCGGCTCGGCAGCATGCTCCGTCACGAGCCTCTCGTACCCATGGAAGTAGTGATAGTACACGGCCAGCATCGTGGCCGGCTGGATCCAGTAGAGCGCCCGGGGCACGCCGCGCTCACGGGCGACCTCGGCGGCCCACCACATGAGCATGGCGTACAGGACGCACGTGACGGGCCGGCCCCGCGCCGCGAGGCGGTCCAGCACCGCCGAGAAGGTCTCGCGGCCTACGCGGCCGAACACCTCCGCGTATCTCTGCACTTCGTCCCCGTCGCCAGCCAAGAGGCTGAAGCCGTGGTCGTAGCCGTCCGAGTAGGGGATGTAGGAGATAGCACCGTCGTGGACCTCTTCGTCGGGGGACGCGAGCGAGGGGAACATGCGACGGTGCGCGGACACGGCAGCCGAGAGCGTGACCCGCGCGCCCGGTGCGGCCCGCGCGAGGCGCTCCGCCAGAGCGCGCGCCGGGTTGATGTGGCCCTGGCCCGGGAACGCGACGACCAGGAAGTGCTGCGGCGCCATGGAGGACGATGGATGGCCGTGGACTTTCTCCTCGTCAACCTATGCCACCCGCTGGCTGCTCGAAGCACGCAGCGCCGCTGGAGTTTGTAATAGAGTGAGGCTTGGCTTGGTTTGGCGCGAGGCGGCCGTCTCACGATGGAAATTCTCTCGCGACAGATGCTGTACTCTATAGGATAAGTACGGCGAGCTACAGCACGGTGTAAATTGTAATTGTGGTGATGTCATGGCTTGCGGCTGCGATGATTGACTCGTTGCCGTAGGAATGTTGGATGGGATAGGTATGCTTCACCTGCTCCGGGAATGCTACATATATTAGCCGCGAGCCACACGAGACGCGCCGTGGTTACTTGGAAATTCGTAGCATCTAAGGCTAGTCAAGTCACAGTGTGAGTAACTTAGCTAGTGACATAGCCCACCTCAATAAAATTTGCTTATGCGGCATTTAGTTAATGATGAGAAGTgttaacataatatgttactataacatagcgcttcccaatacaatatgagtctacaagctaataaatgaagtcctctatgacactactactatgttattttgcactaaaaaggtagtaacttagactagtgtcatatgcatgacactagtataagttactccccactatgatcaGCCTAAGGGCCCGTTCGACAATCCATCAACTCCTCAAAATACGCGAAGCTGGGAGCACCGTTTCGCCATCTCTGAAATTTCTAACCGCGGCTCCGTCCGCTCCGGGAGCGGAGGCGCGGAGCGGAGGGCCACCAAATGGGACCTAAATCGTGCATTTTCCGGCTTGAACAAAGACCATCTTGTTTTTCTCGTGACGAGGTCGCTAGAGGTCAAAATAAGAAGGGTGCTGGTCTGCTGGACATGATTTTGTTTCATTTTGCCAGTGATTTTTCTGTCTTGTTTCTTGTCTTTTTTAGGAGTACTCCCTACTCTAACTTTTCACTCCGCCAGTGAGTGCGATTTCGTTCCAACCGAAAGCGAAGGACGGGTGCTAGGAATCCAGCTAGCAGTTGCAAGTGGGCGCCTCTGTGTGCCGCTTACTGCAAGGCAAACCCTAGCCTGGCCGACAATCGATGATGGGCCGCTCCAGTAAAAAATTACTTTTTTGTAACCTTTATTCGTATATCAAATATTATATATTTCACAGGCATATTTTTACTTAATTAAATTAAAATATCTATGTGACAAAATGTAAACATAGTAAAAAATATTAGTTAGATTTTTTTGAAAAATGTGGATGACTTTCATGAAAAAGTTCATGACAATGACAAAAATGTTTCCGTGTTTCAAAATAAtgtataaaaaattaaaaaatgtgtATACAATTAAAAAATGATTGCATAATAAAAATGTGTTTTGTGCCATTAAAAATTGTAATGGAATTTTATGGAAATATTTCAGCATTCAAAATAATGCTTGTGGCATTTAGAAACATGATCCCGTAGGTTAATGTTTATTTCCACTAAAATGTGCATGATATTTTAAAGTAATAATCACATATTTCCAAAAAAAGTTAatgaattttttaaaattaattACAAAATGTAAAAAATGTGTAGCTAAAAAATGTTTATTTCCATTATAAAAATGAAAACGTGTATTTTAAAAATAATATCGTGTTTTTTTAGATGTGTTcaaaccatgtattaaaaaaaagtGTACATGATATTTGAAAAATGCCCAGTGTGTATCAGAAAAAAATATCAAATGTGCTCTAAAAATGTACATTGTCTATAGTGAAAAAAAAAGAAATGTATTGATTAAAAAAAACTGACAAAGAATCAAAAGAAAAAGCAAAAAgttcaaagaaaagaaaaaaaagaaacaaagaaaaacaaattaTGTCAAATAAAGGGAAAAACCCCAATgacaaaacaaagaaaaccaaagtaaAACGAAGACAAAAAGTGGTGAAATAACCAAATAAAAAATGAAGAAAACCGAAAAGATGCGAACCTACAGCGCGCAGCGAGTAACCGCACTAATGAGCCGACCCACTAGTCATCGCTCATAGGCGATTCCTATTAGGAATCGGTACTAGTGACATATAGCCCCGGCGGTTTCGAGCACGCACCTGACATGTATCTGCCGTTTCGATGCATATCAGGTGATCGCCCGCGCGATTAACACATGGCCTGTGGCCCAGGTAAGCAGATTCTTGGTCGGTTTTCAAATGGTTTTTTCTCCGTTGTTTgatgtgtattagaaaaatgtttatagtatcaaaaacaacaaaaaaggaaaaaggttacaaaaagaaaagaaaaccataAAACGCCATACCTGGAAAAGAGGAAAAAACACAATCGAGCGGGAGGGACAACCTGAGCATTCCCTTTATACGTATGGCGTCGAGCGAAAGGGGGGTCATATTCCACGCGATGCATGCTGAGAAAATGTGCAGTGTGCACCCCCTAGATCCCCCACGCTCCAACTTGGGTCGGCCCAGGGCGGGACGGGGctcctttcttttctttgtttctttttgttttttatactctcttgtttttgtttttgcttcttcataaaagtttgggattccaaaaaaaagaaaattacaaaaaggTCCACTAATGCAAAGAACTATCCATGAATTTGGaaatatgttcacaaattcaaaacatgaataatttttatttcaaatgaacattttctgaatattGACGAACACAAACTGAATTCGATAAAACACTAAAATTAGAATAAAAAATTTGTATTTCATGGAAAAACTAAATTTTAATTAGTTTTTTTCAAATATTATGAACACATTATGAATTCAAGAGCATTTGTTGAATTATATGAACAAATTTTTAAAAAAAGTGATCGACACTATAAAAATCTTCAAACGCGActtgaaaaatgttcaaaatttaaaaaatgtcaCCGATTTCAAAAACTGTACTCGTATTTCCTAAATAATCATGAATTTttaaagaaaaaacgaaaaaaaacaagaaattgaaaaaaaaagagaaaccagaaaaagaaaagaaaaagggttTGGGGAGGTTCTAGGACTTCCCAAAATCGGAAGTGAGCTCGTTGGGACAACCCACATCTACCGAGCTAGTAGCCAGGGGCAGGGGCGGAGCTAAGGGGGGACGAGTGGGTGccacgctccccccccccccccccccaatgggaCCTCCTATACGTCGTACTCTACGGCAAAGTGTTGTCTTTTTGCATAGGGGGTctctgactgggccggcccatgactGCCAGCAAACTTGTATCACAGGGAATCACATCTTGTACCTCATGATACAGACCAAGCGTTCCAACCATCTAACTTAGCGAGCATTACTGATTAGTCAACTGCGTCAGTACTTCAGAACCAAACCACATGGCACATTCGAATTATTTTTGGAATGTTGAATGATTGTTTTTAAAAAAACTTAGTGTTTTCTTAAAAAACACTTTTCCAATTTCTAAATTGTTTTACAAAAACCGAAACATTTTAGAAAAGTAgtaacatttttcaaaatcataaacaatttttttgaaaatggGGACATTTTTTAATTCCAAAATTAAATCACGAACATTCTTTAAACTCCCAACCAAAATTTGAAAACaccagaatttttttgaaatttatgttttttttgtaAACTGGAACATTTTTGAAACTCCAAAAATGAAAACATGACCATTTTCTAAAATTTGTAATTGTTTTTAAAATCTGGATATTTTTGAAAATCCTATACATTTTCTAAAAGTTGTGGATTTTTTGAGCAGAAATattccgaacattttttgaaaaaacacaaacaaattttTTAATATGCgaataatttttgaattttttattttctttggaaaAAAACTACCTTCAATTTTGATCATATTTTGTaagcaagaacattttttgaaatttacgGACAATTtacaaaagcaaaaataaatttgaCAATTGATTTGTTCTAAATACGCGAACAGGTTTTGTAAAATACGAACATTTTCAATTTATGAACTTAATTGGTAAACACAAACATTGTGAAATTTGTTATGTTTTAAAAAGTGGGAACATTTTATGGAatctaacatttttataaaataaataaaatagaaaataaaaaaagaaaaagaaatgggaaaaccaaaaaagaaacataaaaaacCGGTAAAAGAAACAAAACCCGGTTCATGGAACCTTCTAGAAAGTTCACAAAGCCAGATGAGGTTGTATTTGTTTCATTATTTCTTAGGTACGTTGTGTAAGTAAACAGGCCGGACCATCTCACCGCTTCGCCCGCTCGCTTGTGCGAAACCCCAGCACTTTGACGCAACGTCGTTAAAATAGgatttcgccccccccccccaccccaccccaatgGCTGTGTTGTACTGAACTATCGTAGTCTAGGTCAGGCAGATTAGGCTAAGTCGATTAGATTTAGGACTAATTGGCCCCTTCTAACCGTGCCCTGAAGAATGCTTGAAGCCCGGGAACTTGTGTAAGTTGAAGTCCATATATTTATTGACGGCCCACACTGGAAAAATAAACAGCCCATGCTGGTAGTTGTCCAAGCTAATGAGGCCACGATCGAGAGCATCCTCCTCTATGGCTTGATCGATAAGAGCGACATTCAAACTAGTGAAAAACAACATTTTCCTGATTGCAACATGCATACAGTATTATCTTGTGTTCCTCTTCGTATGGTCATTGTAAGGAAAAGAAACTTCTACATGTTCGTTGTCTTCTTCGCCCCCCCTCCCCATggtcaaatcctggctccgcccttgGCCAGGGCGGTACGCGCGTGGTCGCTGTTGGGTGACCTACTCGCCAAATAGGATCCCAGAAGCAAGACATATCGATCACCGTGCTTAGTGACCTGCTGCAAGCTAGAGACGAAACATTGGGCGGGTTAGAGTGGGCTAGGCCGAAAGGAGCCCAAACTTTTACTCTTAAAGTTTTGGGCCTAAGCTCGGCTGACTATGGCACTTCTTTTTTAATTCTTTTGTAGTGTCGCGCTAGTGTATGTATTACTATGAGATGGTGTGTCCCATTTGACGCACTTCACATCAAAACGGCGTTGAAACACACAGGTAAGGGGATGCAATGACGTAAATGGGCTGGTCCATTTGATAAGTAGCGTAGCACATTATTCCCATCTTGAACTTTTTAGAAGGTTCTAATTTAGTGTAAACTGTTTTGGGAACACACTTAGAAAACTCTTTGGGAACATTTTAGaaggttttgtattttttttctatttaccgagttttgtatttttttttctttccttcagaaatttcaaatattgtttgggaattctaaaaaatgtttgcatttcaaAAAATGAAATATAAAAACATTTTATGTTTTTACAAAAACATTcactttttcaaaaaatgtttggaatttcaagaaaaacacatttttttctaaAATTTTATTTATAAAAGTATGttcagaatttaaaaaatgttcatgttttcaacaaTATAATTGAATTTCAAGTAACGTTTTCGAATTCCAAACAATGCTTGTGTTTGTGGTAAAAATTAGAATTTCAAAAAAAGGTTCATGTTTTTTAAAGTGTTTGAATTGTTTCTAAAAGATTTTCAATAAAttttcaaatttttaaaaattatttgcgTTTTATAAGGTGTTGGATTTTTGGgggaaaacaaaaataaaactgaTCGCTATAGTATATCGGTTCGCTGTAGTACCTGTCGTTACAGTACATCTTCTCTCTACTGTACAACAACTTGATACAATACATTCAGCTCGCTAGAGTACCTGATTCTCCTGCTCACCCGTTCGCCGACGCATCCatgatgtcccccccccccccccccccccccccccccccccccgcggcaatAGGACATCCCCTACGAGACTTCCAATTTAGCGGAGACCCTATTTCTCCTGTGAGATACAGACGCCTCGCCTCATGTagtgaatgggccggcccagtaacGAGGAAGGTTGGGTTCGTTTTCTTCG
Above is a window of Triticum aestivum cultivar Chinese Spring chromosome 6B, IWGSC CS RefSeq v2.1, whole genome shotgun sequence DNA encoding:
- the LOC123134089 gene encoding cyanidin 3-O-rutinoside 5-O-glucosyltransferase-like, with protein sequence MAPQHFLVVAFPGQGHINPARALAERLARAAPGARVTLSAAVSAHRRMFPSLASPDEEVHDGAISYIPYSDGYDHGFSLLAGDGDEVQRYAEVFGRVGRETFSAVLDRLAARGRPVTCVLYAMLMWWAAEVARERGVPRALYWIQPATMLAVYYHYFHGYERLVTEHAAEPGFTVSMPGLPPMAIRDLPSFFTNLTDGRIVAAFGDIRRTFHQLDLDVDSSSSTEGRQAMVLVNTVEELEAGALTSVPELDVFPVGPAVVSLFTEGGGGTATAVGDLFEHDEKGYMEWLDTQPARSVVYVSFGSMSAVSKRQKDELKRGLAASGRPYLWVVRKNNRDDGFDDVGDMRGMVVGWCDQVQVLSHPAVGCFVTHCGWNSTLESVACGASVVAVPQWSDQDTNARLVVQWGIGVRAATDADRVLEADELARCMEIIMGDTEEGAAIRASSAAWKAKLQEAIADGGSSGHNLGTFLDQFANDA